A genome region from Arthrobacter agilis includes the following:
- the era gene encoding GTPase Era — protein sequence MSDVEHRAGFVSLVGRPNAGKSTLTNALVGQKVAITSAKPQTTRHTIRGIVNREDSQIVLVDTPGLHRPRTLLGQRLNDLVADTLAEVDAVGFCLPANEKIGPGDRFIAEQLARLNRKPLIAVVTKTDLVDRRALTEQLLAVAKLGTDVAGPAGWADIVPVSAADGFQVDTVAEVFSRHMPESPVLYPGGELTDEPEAVMVAELVREAALEGVRDELPHSLAVVVEEMIPREGRSEDNPMLDVHVNLYVERPSQKAIIIGKQGARLREVGTNARRGIEALLGTRIYLDLHVKVAKDWQRDPKQLVKLGF from the coding sequence ATGAGCGACGTTGAACACAGGGCCGGATTCGTCTCGCTCGTCGGCCGGCCCAACGCCGGCAAGTCCACCCTGACGAACGCCCTGGTGGGGCAGAAGGTCGCCATCACGTCGGCGAAGCCGCAGACCACCCGCCACACCATCCGGGGCATCGTGAACCGCGAGGACTCCCAGATCGTCCTCGTCGACACCCCGGGCCTGCACCGGCCACGGACGCTCCTCGGGCAGCGGCTCAACGACCTCGTCGCCGACACGCTCGCCGAGGTCGACGCCGTCGGGTTCTGCCTGCCCGCCAACGAGAAGATCGGTCCGGGTGACCGCTTCATCGCCGAGCAGCTCGCGCGGCTCAACCGCAAGCCCCTGATCGCGGTGGTCACCAAGACCGACCTCGTGGACCGACGGGCCCTCACCGAGCAGCTCCTGGCCGTCGCGAAGCTCGGCACCGACGTGGCCGGACCCGCGGGCTGGGCGGACATCGTGCCCGTCTCCGCCGCCGACGGCTTCCAGGTCGACACGGTCGCCGAGGTGTTCAGCCGCCACATGCCGGAATCCCCCGTGCTGTACCCCGGGGGAGAGCTCACCGACGAACCCGAGGCCGTGATGGTCGCCGAGCTCGTCCGCGAGGCCGCCCTGGAGGGCGTGCGCGACGAACTGCCGCACTCCCTGGCCGTCGTCGTCGAGGAGATGATCCCGCGCGAGGGCCGCAGCGAGGACAACCCCATGCTCGACGTCCACGTGAACCTCTACGTCGAGCGGCCGTCGCAGAAGGCCATCATCATCGGCAAGCAGGGCGCCCGGCTGCGGGAGGTCGGGACGAACGCCCGCCGCGGGATCGAGGCGCTCCTCGGGACCCGGATCTACCTCGACCTGCACGTCAAGGTGGCCAAGGACTGGCAGCGCGATCCCAAGCAGCTGGTGAAGCTCGGCTTCTAG
- a CDS encoding hemolysin family protein, with the protein MTVWLLALMGLFFALTAALVTSAEAAFSYLPRQEGEALVQESRTSSLRRILDAPVAHMHALRFWRVWFEMAGAVAVAILFHDLLDSIWLAGLLATAVMAAIGFVIVGVSPRQLGRMHASAVVRLTAGLVAFLCAILGPIPRWLVRIGSSITPGASRDEAAFFTEEEFRELLSRASDAEMIEDNEAELIHSVFELGDTKVRSVMVPRTDMVTIDTGSTLDQAMSLFLRSGYSRIPVIGESSDDIRGLLYLKDVVANLHGRATPNLSRPVDAVCRPARYVPESKPVGDLLRELQRESTHVAIVIDEYGGTAGLVTLEDLIEEIVGEIVDEYDSEVPEQERLDDGEYRVSARMGIDDLGELFGLDLDDEEVDTVGGLLAKTLGRVPIVGSEVTIDGIGLRAERVEGRRNRVSHVIAHRLPPEHTEQDERETIEADHERR; encoded by the coding sequence TTGACCGTCTGGCTCCTGGCCCTCATGGGCCTGTTCTTCGCGCTCACCGCGGCCCTCGTCACCTCCGCCGAAGCGGCCTTCAGCTACCTCCCCCGGCAGGAGGGCGAAGCGCTCGTCCAGGAATCACGGACGTCGTCGCTGCGCCGCATCCTGGACGCCCCCGTCGCCCACATGCATGCCCTGCGCTTCTGGCGGGTGTGGTTCGAGATGGCCGGGGCCGTCGCCGTCGCCATCCTGTTCCACGACCTGCTGGACAGCATCTGGCTCGCCGGCCTCCTCGCCACGGCTGTCATGGCGGCCATCGGTTTCGTGATCGTCGGCGTCTCGCCCCGCCAGCTGGGGCGGATGCATGCATCCGCCGTGGTCCGGCTCACCGCGGGGCTCGTGGCCTTCCTCTGCGCGATCCTCGGTCCGATCCCGCGCTGGCTCGTGCGCATCGGCAGTTCCATCACACCGGGAGCGAGCCGCGACGAAGCCGCCTTCTTCACGGAGGAGGAGTTCCGCGAACTCCTGTCCCGTGCCTCGGACGCGGAGATGATCGAGGACAACGAGGCGGAACTGATCCACTCGGTGTTCGAACTCGGCGACACCAAGGTCCGCTCGGTCATGGTGCCGCGCACCGACATGGTCACGATCGACACCGGGTCCACGCTCGACCAGGCGATGTCGCTCTTCCTCCGCTCGGGCTACTCCCGCATCCCGGTGATCGGCGAGAGTTCCGACGACATCCGGGGGCTGCTGTACCTGAAGGACGTCGTCGCGAATCTGCACGGCCGGGCCACGCCGAACCTCTCCCGGCCCGTGGACGCCGTGTGCCGGCCCGCCCGGTACGTCCCCGAGTCCAAGCCCGTGGGCGACCTGCTGCGCGAGCTGCAGCGTGAGTCCACGCACGTCGCCATCGTCATCGACGAATACGGCGGCACCGCCGGGCTCGTCACGCTCGAGGACCTCATCGAGGAGATCGTCGGCGAGATCGTGGACGAGTACGATTCCGAGGTGCCCGAGCAGGAACGGCTCGACGACGGCGAGTACCGGGTGAGCGCGCGGATGGGGATCGACGACCTCGGCGAGCTGTTCGGCCTCGACCTCGACGATGAGGAGGTCGACACGGTCGGCGGCCTCCTGGCCAAGACGCTGGGAAGGGTGCCGATCGTCGGATCCGAGGTCACAATTGACGGTATCGGTCTGCGGGCCGAGCGCGTGGAAGGCCGACGCAACAGGGTCTCCCACGTGATCGCGCACCGCCTCCCCCCGGAGCACACCGAGCAGGACGAACGAGAGACGATAGAGGCAGATCATGAGCGACGTTGA
- the ybeY gene encoding rRNA maturation RNase YbeY produces the protein MSVEVNNESGYDVDEESLVRLANYLFESMFVHPEAELSIILVDTAAMEKLHVEWMDEPGPTDVLSFPMDELRPGTPGRVTPAGLLGDIVLCPEVAASQGAAAGHSTNDELLLLTTHGVLHLLGYDHAEPEEEKEMFGLQRQLLSGFLGGSAPRETRA, from the coding sequence ATGAGCGTCGAGGTCAACAACGAGTCCGGGTACGACGTCGACGAGGAGTCGCTCGTCCGCCTCGCCAACTACCTGTTCGAATCGATGTTCGTCCACCCCGAGGCCGAGCTCTCCATCATCCTCGTGGACACCGCGGCGATGGAGAAGCTGCACGTCGAGTGGATGGACGAGCCCGGCCCCACGGACGTGCTCTCCTTCCCCATGGACGAGCTGCGGCCCGGCACGCCGGGGCGGGTCACGCCCGCCGGGCTCCTCGGGGACATCGTCCTCTGCCCGGAGGTCGCCGCGTCCCAGGGTGCGGCAGCGGGTCATAGCACCAATGACGAGCTGCTCCTGCTGACCACCCACGGCGTGCTCCACCTCCTCGGCTACGACCACGCGGAACCGGAGGAGGAGAAGGAGATGTTCGGCCTGCAGCGGCAGCTCCTCTCGGGCTTCCTCGGTGGCAGCGCCCCACGGGAGACCCGCGCTTGA
- a CDS encoding PhoH family protein: protein MSESSTGINAAGLDTRMFVFDSTEQMVQALGSNDEALRLIEDSFPGVGLQARGNELTITGPSADVLRTERLIGEIQTMASNNATVSPQVLEQLVTMLKTQSAARPSEVLSVNILTSRGKTIRPKTLNQSTYVDAIDRNTIVFGIGPAGTGKTYLAMAKAVQALQQKEVNRIILTRPAVEAGERLGFLPGTLNDKIDPYLRPLYDALHDMMDPDSIPRLMAAGTIEVAPLAYMRGRTLNDAFIILDEAQNTTPEQMKMFLTRLGFGSKMVVTGDVTQVDLPNGTSSGLRIVSEILRDVDDVYFSELDSADVVRHRLVGDIVTAYSAWDEEQRAGQARATRPGGNR from the coding sequence ATGAGCGAATCTTCAACTGGCATCAATGCGGCAGGACTGGACACCCGGATGTTCGTCTTCGACTCGACGGAGCAGATGGTGCAGGCCCTCGGCTCCAACGACGAGGCGCTCCGGCTGATCGAGGACTCGTTCCCGGGCGTCGGCCTGCAGGCGCGGGGGAACGAGCTGACCATCACCGGGCCCTCGGCCGACGTGCTCCGCACCGAGCGGCTCATCGGCGAGATCCAGACCATGGCGAGCAACAACGCGACCGTCTCCCCGCAGGTCCTCGAGCAGCTGGTCACCATGCTGAAGACGCAGAGCGCTGCCAGGCCGTCCGAGGTCCTGTCGGTCAACATCCTCACCTCCCGCGGGAAGACGATCCGCCCCAAGACGCTCAACCAGAGCACGTACGTGGACGCGATCGACCGCAACACCATCGTGTTCGGGATCGGCCCGGCCGGTACCGGCAAGACGTACCTGGCCATGGCCAAGGCGGTGCAGGCGCTGCAGCAGAAGGAAGTCAACCGGATCATCCTGACGCGGCCGGCCGTCGAGGCGGGGGAGCGGCTGGGCTTCCTGCCCGGCACTCTGAACGACAAGATCGACCCGTACCTGCGGCCGCTGTACGACGCCCTGCACGACATGATGGACCCCGATTCGATCCCGCGCCTCATGGCGGCCGGGACGATCGAGGTGGCCCCCCTCGCCTACATGCGCGGCCGCACCCTCAACGACGCGTTCATCATCCTCGACGAGGCCCAGAACACCACGCCGGAGCAGATGAAGATGTTCCTCACCCGCCTCGGCTTCGGCTCGAAGATGGTCGTCACCGGCGACGTCACCCAGGTGGACCTGCCCAACGGGACCAGTTCCGGACTCCGGATCGTCAGCGAGATCCTCCGCGACGTCGACGACGTCTACTTCAGCGAACTCGACTCCGCCGACGTCGTCCGGCACCGCCTCGTCGGGGACATCGTCACCGCCTACAGCGCCTGGGACGAAGAGCAGCGCGCAGGGCAGGCACGCGCCACCCGGCCGGGTGGCAACCGATGA
- the dnaJ gene encoding molecular chaperone DnaJ: MSNHYEVLGVAQGATGEEIKKAYRKLARKLHPDVNTGDDAAEEFKRVTHAYEVLSDPQKRRVYDTTGNENGTDNGYGAGYSGSGFAFQDIFETFFGGGGQQAGAPTRTRRGQDALINVRIDLKDAVFGANKKIEVDTAEVCPTCDGSCCQPGTSVRTCDICGGSGQVQRAVRSILGQVMTSAPCGTCQGYGTVIPSPCHECSGEGRIRARRTLTIKVPAGVGTGTRIQLAGQGEAGIAGGPQGDLYVEIRVNTDSTFLRDGDDLHVTLSVPMTAAALGTSVHLDTYDGDQELVIKPGTQSGEILTLRGLGVTHLRSQGRGDLRVHLNVETPRNIDHQQEELLRRLAELRGEEYTDGQLASSGSGVFARLRERLGNR, from the coding sequence GTGAGTAATCACTATGAGGTCCTCGGTGTGGCGCAGGGTGCGACCGGCGAGGAGATCAAGAAGGCGTACCGCAAGCTGGCGCGCAAGCTCCACCCGGACGTGAACACGGGGGACGATGCCGCCGAGGAGTTCAAGCGCGTCACGCACGCCTACGAGGTGCTCTCGGACCCCCAGAAGCGCAGGGTCTACGACACGACGGGCAACGAGAACGGCACGGACAACGGGTACGGCGCCGGCTACTCGGGCTCCGGCTTCGCGTTCCAGGACATCTTCGAGACCTTCTTCGGCGGCGGCGGCCAGCAGGCCGGAGCCCCGACGCGGACCCGCCGCGGGCAGGACGCCCTGATCAACGTCCGCATCGACCTGAAGGACGCCGTCTTCGGGGCCAACAAGAAGATCGAGGTGGACACCGCGGAGGTCTGCCCCACGTGCGACGGCAGCTGCTGCCAGCCCGGCACCTCCGTCCGCACCTGCGACATCTGCGGCGGCTCCGGCCAGGTCCAGCGCGCCGTGCGGTCCATCCTCGGCCAGGTCATGACGAGTGCCCCCTGCGGTACCTGCCAGGGCTACGGCACCGTCATCCCGAGCCCCTGCCACGAGTGCAGCGGTGAGGGCCGCATCCGCGCGCGCCGCACCCTGACCATCAAGGTGCCCGCAGGCGTCGGTACCGGCACGCGCATCCAGCTCGCCGGGCAGGGCGAGGCCGGGATCGCCGGCGGGCCGCAGGGCGACCTGTACGTGGAGATCCGCGTCAACACGGACTCGACCTTCCTGCGCGACGGCGACGACCTGCACGTGACCCTGAGCGTCCCCATGACGGCGGCCGCGCTCGGCACCAGCGTGCACCTGGACACGTACGACGGCGACCAGGAGCTCGTCATCAAGCCCGGGACGCAGTCGGGGGAGATCCTGACGCTGCGCGGGCTCGGCGTCACACACCTCCGGAGCCAGGGCAGGGGAGACCTCCGCGTCCACCTCAACGTCGAGACCCCACGCAACATCGACCACCAGCAGGAGGAGCTCCTGCGCCGGCTCGCGGAGCTGCGCGGCGAGGAGTACACGGACGGACAGCTCGCCAGCAGCGGTTCGGGCGTCTTCGCGCGCCTCCGGGAGCGCCTCGGGAACCGCTGA
- the hrcA gene encoding heat-inducible transcriptional repressor HrcA, protein MSEPRRLEVLRAIVEDYVHSREPVGSKALVDRHRLGVSSATIRNDMAVLEEEGLIAAPHTSSGRIPTDKGYRLFVDRISEVKPLSAPEKKAIQTLLEGADDLDDVMDRTVRLLAQLTNQVAVVQFPRVGGASVRHIEFVLLAPQQILVVLIASNGTVQQRIVRTPAAIQEAELAELRQRILSAVSGVKLSGLPAELGVALAQLPPALRAHGGTIIRALEQLAGLGRDDRILLAGTANLARSTGDFPLSIGPILEALEEQVVMLRLLSEMEYDARGISVRIGSENPYGGLSGASVVATGYGPDAGAKLGVLGPTRMDYPTTMAAVRAVARYLSRILEE, encoded by the coding sequence ATGAGCGAACCACGACGCCTGGAGGTACTCCGGGCCATCGTCGAGGACTACGTCCACTCCCGGGAGCCCGTCGGCTCCAAGGCACTCGTGGACCGCCACCGGCTGGGCGTCTCGTCCGCCACCATCCGTAACGACATGGCCGTCCTCGAGGAGGAGGGCCTCATCGCGGCTCCCCACACCAGTTCGGGCCGCATCCCCACGGACAAGGGCTACCGCCTGTTCGTCGACCGCATCTCCGAGGTGAAGCCGCTCTCGGCTCCCGAGAAGAAGGCGATCCAGACGCTGCTGGAAGGCGCCGACGATCTCGACGACGTCATGGACCGGACCGTGCGCCTGCTGGCACAGCTGACCAACCAGGTCGCCGTCGTCCAGTTCCCCCGGGTCGGGGGAGCGTCCGTCCGGCACATCGAGTTCGTGCTGCTCGCCCCGCAGCAGATCCTGGTCGTCCTGATCGCCAGCAACGGCACCGTCCAGCAGCGCATCGTACGGACCCCGGCCGCGATCCAGGAGGCCGAACTCGCGGAACTCAGGCAGCGGATCCTGTCCGCGGTGTCGGGTGTGAAGCTGTCCGGGCTGCCCGCCGAACTCGGTGTCGCCCTGGCGCAACTGCCTCCCGCACTGAGGGCGCACGGGGGTACGATCATCAGGGCGCTGGAACAGCTCGCAGGGCTCGGCCGTGACGACCGGATCCTGCTGGCGGGGACGGCGAACCTCGCCCGTTCCACCGGGGATTTCCCGCTGAGCATCGGCCCCATCCTCGAGGCGCTCGAGGAGCAGGTGGTCATGCTGAGGCTCCTGTCCGAGATGGAGTACGACGCCCGCGGCATCTCCGTGAGGATCGGCAGCGAGAACCCCTACGGGGGCCTGTCGGGGGCCTCCGTCGTCGCCACGGGCTACGGGCCGGACGCCGGCGCGAAGCTCGGGGTCCTCGGGCCCACCCGCATGGACTACCCGACGACGATGGCCGCCGTGCGCGCCGTCGCCCGCTACCTCTCGAGGATCCTCGAGGAGTAG
- a CDS encoding DUF4870 domain-containing protein — MSNTADHQHHGRNESRPAFEGTPATALPLTASEDRQYATLAHFGGILGFIPSLLIYLIFKDRGPFTAQESKEALNFTLPPTILALVAWLLSLLPVIGGVFAVVNALIWVVIAIFSVSAGIQVNRGRPYRYALNLRPIR, encoded by the coding sequence TTGTCCAACACCGCCGACCACCAGCACCACGGCCGGAACGAGTCCCGTCCTGCGTTCGAGGGGACGCCCGCGACCGCCCTCCCCCTGACGGCCTCCGAGGACCGCCAGTACGCCACGCTGGCACATTTCGGCGGGATCCTGGGGTTCATCCCCTCGCTGCTGATCTACCTCATCTTCAAGGACCGTGGCCCCTTCACGGCGCAGGAGTCGAAGGAGGCGCTCAACTTCACGCTTCCGCCCACCATCCTGGCCCTGGTCGCGTGGCTCCTGTCGCTCCTGCCGGTCATCGGCGGTGTCTTCGCCGTCGTCAATGCCCTCATCTGGGTCGTCATCGCGATCTTCTCGGTCAGCGCGGGCATCCAGGTGAATCGCGGACGCCCGTACCGCTACGCCCTGAACCTGCGCCCGATCCGCTGA
- a CDS encoding LCP family protein: MTRRSSSEGADSAIDASEAAPAGAPATTGPVGRHLGSGGGHRVLRLTALVMATVLVAAVGFVAVQVLRLQSNVSTLPLNLAEDQGSALPVDSSTDPLQILILGSDTRTGNSGEFFGDESDSSGEGNSDVMMLLTLSADREDVTVVSFPRDLLVPLPSCVDPETGDVSEALDLGQLNGALDEGGPGCTVAAINNLTGLSVDHFMMAGFNAVKELSSAVGGVEVCVQEPVDDEYSGLSLPAGTSEVEGDQALAFLRTRHSFGDGGDTGRIAAQQAFMASLARKVRAEGTLTNLPKLYSIADVITRNLTVDEGLSQPTELLKIADRMKDVDLGNIAFVTVPTEQWVEDPNRLVLNEEAAAPLFDALREDRGLTEDAPEPSATPSAPETPQAPETPAVDPATVPVLVINATTDTARGAEIQQLLAAAGYTQSSPYESVPAEVSQVVFGPGYETAAADLAARFGIPDSQVLLSEQTVGVQLVVGADLATGSKVVVPPLGSDLDGQTADQVTCQATSGL; encoded by the coding sequence ATGACCCGCCGATCGTCCTCCGAGGGCGCAGACAGCGCCATCGACGCCTCCGAGGCGGCTCCTGCAGGGGCGCCCGCCACCACGGGCCCAGTGGGACGGCACCTCGGCAGTGGCGGTGGGCACCGGGTCCTGAGGCTGACGGCCCTCGTGATGGCGACGGTCCTCGTGGCCGCCGTCGGCTTCGTCGCGGTGCAGGTCCTCCGCCTGCAGTCCAACGTCTCCACGTTGCCGCTCAACCTCGCCGAGGACCAGGGCTCGGCCCTCCCCGTCGATTCGAGCACCGATCCGCTGCAGATCCTGATCCTCGGATCGGACACCCGGACCGGGAACAGCGGGGAGTTCTTCGGTGACGAGAGCGACTCCTCGGGCGAGGGGAACTCGGACGTCATGATGCTGCTGACCCTCTCGGCCGACCGCGAGGACGTCACGGTCGTCTCCTTCCCCCGCGATCTGCTCGTGCCCCTGCCCAGCTGCGTCGACCCCGAGACCGGCGACGTCTCCGAAGCCCTCGACCTCGGCCAGCTCAACGGGGCTCTCGACGAGGGCGGGCCCGGCTGCACCGTCGCGGCGATCAACAACCTCACCGGCCTCTCCGTGGACCACTTCATGATGGCGGGCTTCAACGCCGTCAAGGAGCTGTCCTCCGCCGTCGGCGGCGTCGAGGTCTGCGTCCAGGAGCCCGTCGACGACGAGTACTCGGGGCTCTCCCTGCCCGCCGGCACCAGCGAGGTCGAGGGCGACCAGGCGCTGGCCTTCCTGCGGACACGCCACAGCTTCGGCGACGGCGGCGACACCGGGCGGATCGCGGCCCAGCAGGCGTTCATGGCGTCCCTGGCACGCAAGGTGCGGGCCGAGGGCACCCTGACGAACCTCCCGAAGCTCTACTCGATCGCCGACGTGATCACCCGCAACCTCACGGTGGACGAAGGGCTCTCCCAGCCCACGGAACTGCTGAAGATCGCCGACCGCATGAAGGACGTGGACCTCGGCAACATCGCCTTCGTGACCGTCCCGACCGAGCAGTGGGTCGAGGACCCCAACCGGCTGGTGCTGAACGAGGAAGCGGCGGCCCCGCTCTTCGACGCGCTGCGGGAGGACCGCGGCCTCACCGAGGATGCCCCCGAGCCCTCGGCCACACCGTCCGCGCCGGAGACCCCGCAGGCTCCCGAGACGCCGGCGGTCGATCCGGCCACGGTGCCCGTCCTCGTCATCAACGCCACCACGGACACGGCCCGCGGGGCCGAGATCCAGCAGCTCCTCGCCGCGGCCGGCTACACGCAGAGCTCGCCCTACGAGTCCGTGCCGGCCGAGGTGTCGCAGGTCGTGTTCGGCCCCGGATACGAGACCGCTGCTGCCGACCTCGCCGCCCGGTTCGGGATCCCCGACAGCCAGGTGCTCCTCAGCGAGCAGACCGTAGGGGTCCAGCTGGTCGTCGGCGCCGACCTCGCCACGGGCTCGAAGGTCGTCGTCCCGCCGCTCGGCAGCGACCTCGACGGCCAGACGGCCGACCAGGTCACCTGCCAGGCGACGTCGGGCCTCTAG
- a CDS encoding 16S rRNA (uracil(1498)-N(3))-methyltransferase yields MTRPLFFGPGETVRSAVPGTVFVLGGDEGRHAATVRRLTAGERIDVSDGAGYRIGGVIAAVGTGTVDLEVETAGQDPAPLHRLVLVQALAKGGRDEQAVEAATELGVDAVVPWHAERSIVRWRGDKAEKGRQKWVSLVGAAAKQSRRSFVPDVHGVVDTSGLATWAASVDRMVVLHEDAETSLAAQVTALRTSGVLDAPSSTAVVVGPEGGISDAELGKLRAVGARTARLGPHVLRSSSAGPAALVLLNHLLDRW; encoded by the coding sequence ATGACGCGGCCCCTCTTCTTCGGTCCGGGTGAGACCGTCCGGTCCGCCGTACCCGGCACCGTGTTCGTCCTCGGCGGGGACGAGGGGCGCCACGCCGCCACCGTGAGACGGCTCACCGCGGGCGAGCGGATCGACGTGTCCGACGGCGCCGGCTACCGGATCGGCGGCGTCATCGCCGCGGTCGGGACGGGGACGGTCGACCTCGAGGTGGAGACGGCGGGCCAGGACCCCGCACCGCTCCATCGCCTCGTGCTCGTGCAGGCCCTGGCGAAGGGCGGCCGCGACGAGCAGGCCGTCGAAGCCGCCACGGAGCTCGGCGTCGACGCCGTCGTACCGTGGCATGCCGAGCGCAGCATCGTCCGCTGGCGCGGCGACAAGGCGGAGAAGGGCCGGCAGAAGTGGGTGTCGCTCGTCGGCGCCGCGGCCAAGCAGTCCCGCCGCTCGTTCGTCCCCGACGTGCACGGCGTGGTGGACACCTCCGGGCTCGCCACCTGGGCGGCGTCGGTGGACCGCATGGTCGTCCTCCACGAGGACGCGGAGACCTCCCTGGCGGCTCAGGTGACGGCGCTGCGCACCTCCGGTGTGCTGGACGCGCCCTCGTCGACCGCCGTCGTCGTGGGCCCGGAGGGCGGGATCAGCGACGCCGAGCTGGGGAAGCTCCGCGCCGTCGGAGCCCGGACGGCGCGCCTCGGACCACACGTCCTGCGGTCGTCGTCCGCCGGGCCGGCGGCACTGGTCCTGCTCAACCACCTGCTCGACCGCTGGTAG
- a CDS encoding GerMN domain-containing protein: MSEQDPLKRSRLGLPGILLVSGGVLVASSVFIVPNVGLFQGGGHTTAIAEPFATAAPEGSAPSDPSVQTQGAAAGPAEAQPLLPVYWLGDVEGSDRLFREFLPPPEGATGDPIADAVQLMTAGRPLDPDYRSPWQQASSVRSAISTKNVITLDMSSDAFSSRLDEDAARLALQQLVYTATAAASNAGLIPGGESSSVVVLVDGAADVRAFGAVDLVGEWTRDSAALGARLDHRPPAGRGSGHRRADHPRRRSLVGGIRRLAYRPRGGQLHPGPHGTVPRRLGGHRGRGLLLLRDAATGPVRGHRDRPRRRRRRRGTGFQERHRQVDGVGSGTPGAAGMTGVSATSGRAGG, from the coding sequence ATGAGCGAGCAGGACCCCCTGAAGCGGAGCCGCCTCGGGCTGCCCGGCATCCTCCTCGTCTCCGGCGGCGTGCTCGTCGCCAGCAGCGTGTTCATCGTCCCGAACGTGGGGCTGTTCCAGGGCGGCGGGCACACGACGGCGATCGCCGAGCCCTTCGCCACCGCCGCGCCCGAGGGCTCCGCGCCGTCGGACCCCTCCGTCCAGACCCAGGGCGCCGCTGCGGGACCGGCCGAGGCGCAACCTCTGCTGCCCGTGTACTGGCTCGGGGACGTCGAGGGCAGCGACCGGCTGTTCCGCGAGTTCCTCCCGCCTCCGGAGGGGGCCACGGGTGATCCGATCGCCGATGCGGTGCAGCTCATGACGGCGGGGCGGCCCCTGGATCCCGACTACCGCTCCCCCTGGCAGCAGGCTTCGAGCGTCCGGTCCGCGATCTCCACCAAGAACGTCATCACGCTGGACATGTCCTCGGATGCGTTCTCGTCCCGCCTGGACGAGGACGCAGCCCGCCTGGCGCTGCAGCAGCTCGTCTACACGGCGACCGCCGCGGCATCGAACGCGGGACTCATCCCGGGGGGCGAGTCGAGCTCCGTCGTCGTCCTCGTGGACGGGGCGGCCGACGTCCGCGCCTTCGGCGCGGTCGATCTGGTCGGCGAATGGACGCGGGACTCAGCGGCGCTGGGCGCCCGTCTGGATCATCGACCCCCAGCAGGACGTGGAAGCGGACACCGCCGGGCTGATCATCCACGGCGTCGGTCCCTCGTCGGAGGAATCCGTCGGCTGGCGTATCGACCGCGGGGAGGACAGCTCCACCCCGGGCCCCACGGGACTGTTCCGCGACGGCTCGGTGGACATCGCGGACGGGGCCTACTCCTTCTCCGTGACGCTGCCACCGGGCCGGTACGAGGTCACCGTGACCGTCCCCGACGGCGACGGCGACGGCGAGGCACAGGATTCCAAGAGCGTCACCGTCAGGTAGACGGGGTCGGATCGGGGACGCCCGGCGCGGCCGGCATGACCGGGGTGTCCGCTACCAGCGGTCGAGCAGGTGGTTGA
- a CDS encoding DUF3097 family protein: MDYGWGAQDIAAPKRVSLPDVPVEKDMVLEDVQSGFVGAVVRVEKSGGLHVMVLEDRRGKKRTFRLGHGFLLDGDPVHVVAPVLRAAPASTRTASGSVRVDGARARTARASRIWVEGQHDAELVEKVWGDDLRLEGIVVEPLHGVDDLEGAVRAFAPGPERRLGILVDHLLPGTKESRIAQQAMTVPGARNHVLIVGHPYVDVWQAVKPAALGLDAWPVVPRHQDWKTGILAGLGWPHHNQAAVAHGWKRILAGVSTYADLEPSLLGRVEEVIDFLTAQPGTA, translated from the coding sequence ATGGACTACGGCTGGGGAGCACAGGACATCGCGGCTCCGAAGCGGGTCAGCCTGCCCGACGTCCCGGTGGAGAAGGACATGGTCCTCGAGGACGTGCAGAGCGGCTTCGTCGGCGCCGTGGTCCGCGTCGAGAAGTCAGGCGGGCTGCACGTCATGGTGCTCGAGGACCGGCGCGGGAAGAAGCGCACCTTCAGGCTCGGTCACGGGTTCCTCCTCGACGGCGATCCCGTGCACGTCGTCGCGCCCGTCCTGCGCGCCGCCCCGGCGTCCACGCGCACCGCCTCCGGATCGGTGCGGGTCGACGGCGCCCGTGCCCGGACGGCGCGCGCCAGCAGGATCTGGGTCGAGGGCCAGCACGACGCCGAACTGGTGGAGAAGGTCTGGGGCGACGATCTCCGGCTCGAGGGGATCGTCGTCGAACCGCTGCACGGGGTCGACGACCTCGAAGGGGCCGTGCGCGCGTTCGCGCCCGGCCCGGAGCGCAGGCTCGGGATCCTCGTCGACCACCTGCTGCCGGGGACGAAGGAGTCGCGGATCGCCCAGCAGGCGATGACCGTACCCGGCGCCCGCAACCACGTCCTGATCGTGGGCCACCCCTACGTGGACGTCTGGCAGGCGGTGAAACCGGCTGCCCTGGGGCTCGACGCGTGGCCGGTGGTCCCCCGCCACCAGGACTGGAAGACGGGCATCCTCGCCGGCCTCGGCTGGCCGCACCACAACCAGGCAGCCGTCGCACACGGGTGGAAGCGGATCCTCGCCGGCGTCAGCACCTACGCGGATCTGGAGCCCTCCCTGCTGGGCCGGGTCGAAGAGGTCATCGATTTCCTGACCGCCCAGCCGGGGACCGCCTGA